The window ATTTGCTCCTGCATTTCTGTCCACTTCTGCTTCTAACATATCTATAGTCACTTGGTCTGGCACTAAATGCCCCTTATCCATGTATGATTTTGCTAATGTCCCTAAAGCCGTTTCGTTTTTGATATTATATCTAAACACATCTCCTGTAGAGATATGTACTAGATTATATTTCTCTTTTAAAAAATTAGCTTGAGTTCCTTTTCCTGCACCTGGAGGTCCAAATAGCACTAAATTAGTCATATGTTGTGTGGTTTTTAATTGATATACTGCTGGTAGATCCCTTCCTAATCCATCATAGTCTAATCCGTAGCCTACAATAAATTTATTAGGTATTTCCATACCAACATAATGCAACTTAAAGTCTTTTTTATAAGCTGCTGGCTTATAAAAAAGTGTTGCAATTAATAATTGTTTTACGTTCTCGTTCTCAAAAATGCGATGTACTTCGACTAAAGTGTTACCGGTATCAATAATGTCCTCTAAAATAACAACTGTACGTCCCGTTAAGTCTTGTGTTAAACCTATTAAACGCTGAATATCTTCTGTCGATTTAACACCTTCATAAGACGCTAGTTTAATAAATGTGACTTCGCAGGGTTTTGGATATTTTTTTACAAAATCGCTAACTAACATAAAAGAGCCATTCAAAATACCAATAAAAACGGGTACTTCGTCACCTAAATCTTCTGCAACTTGATGCGCCATTCTGGTGACTGCATCATCAATTTCCTGTTCAGAAATAAATGGTTTAAACTGTTTGTCGTGAAGCGTTATCGTCTGCATTTTATAAATTTAAAGCGCAAATATACGCAATTGTGACTGTTTAAGAGATATTTGAATTCGATTTTTAGGTACTGTTTTGGTTTTAAAATGTATTTTTGTAGCTAACACGTTTCTTGACTAATGAATTATTTTTCTTCTGACTTTAAATTAGGTATTTTAGGTGGTGGCCAATTGGGCAAAATGCTCCTGTATGATACTCGAAAATTTGACATATACACTTGCGTTTTAGACAATAGCAGTGAAGCACCAAGCCG is drawn from Psychroserpens sp. NJDZ02 and contains these coding sequences:
- a CDS encoding adenylate kinase, which codes for MQTITLHDKQFKPFISEQEIDDAVTRMAHQVAEDLGDEVPVFIGILNGSFMLVSDFVKKYPKPCEVTFIKLASYEGVKSTEDIQRLIGLTQDLTGRTVVILEDIIDTGNTLVEVHRIFENENVKQLLIATLFYKPAAYKKDFKLHYVGMEIPNKFIVGYGLDYDGLGRDLPAVYQLKTTQHMTNLVLFGPPGAGKGTQANFLKEKYNLVHISTGDVFRYNIKNETALGTLAKSYMDKGHLVPDQVTIDMLEAEVDRNAGANGFIFDGFPRNEAQAVALDKIMDARDSEVSAMVALEVEDEVLVQRLLERGKTSGRKDDSDESIIRNRIKVYYSETAILKDYYAAQNKYFGVDGIGSITDITKRLNTVIDKL